The Gammaproteobacteria bacterium genomic sequence AGAGCTGGTTGGGACCATCAACAGCATGTCCGGCAAGATCCGGGATGTCATTGCTACCGAAGTGTCCCGGGCGGAGGCGTTTCGCCGTGAAGCTTTCCACGATCCGCTCTCCGGGTTGGACAACCGCCTCAGTTTCGAGCAGAGGTTCAATGAATGGCTGCAGGCCAAGAGCGAAATCTACTCGGGCGCGCTGTTTTTGGTGGAACTGAACAACTTCAAGGCCTTCAACCAGAAACATGGGTTTCGCCGCGGCGATGAACTGATTGTTCATGCCGCTCGCGCCCTTGCCGAAGTGTGGAACGGGCGCCAGGCAATCCGCGCGCGGTTGGGAGGAGCCACCTTTGCGCTGGCGGTTGAAAACGTCGATTTCGAGGAGGCGCAACGCCTGGCAGCGGCCGTGTGCGCCCATTTCGAACTGACATTGTCGGAACAAGGTTATTCACCGGAGGTGGGCTTTGCCTGCGGCGGATGTCATTTTGGAAACATCAAACCAACCCAGTCGGCATTGTTTTCCGGCGCCGACATGGGGTTGATCAAGGCGCAGAATCAGGGCCTGAATACCTGGGCGATGGTGCGCATCGGGGACGACGTACGCGATGAAAAAGGCTCACAGTATTGGAAGACTGCGATTTCGCGCGCGCTGGAAGATAATCGTCTTGCGCTATACACCCAACCGGTATTGCCGATCGGCGGCGGTGCGCCATTGCAGCATGAGATCGTGGGCCGTCTGATCGACGAACGCGGCGAGCCGATCGCGGCCGGCGATTTCCTGCCCATGGCCGTGCGTCACAATCTTGTGGAATTGCTCGACAGGAAGGTCATCGAAAAGCTGGTGCGTTACCTGGTGGACAAGCCGGCGCCGGCGGCGCAGTACGCACTCAACATCTCTGCACGATCCATCCGGAATGTCGCGTTTGTAAAGTGGCTCTCCGAGCTCTTGCGGTCCCATCACGTCGTCGCCCGCCGGTTGGTGTTTGAAACCACGGAAATCGGCGTTGTGCAGGATATCGAGACGGCAAAAAGGTTCGCGCAAACGATTCGCGGCGCCGGCGCCCAGTTTGCCGTGGACAATTTTGGCCTGCATCGCGAAGCGTTCCGTTACCTGCAGGCACTGTTCCCCAATTACATCAAACCGAGCCGCGGCTTCTTCGAGCATCTGCAGCAGCACCGGGAAAATCAGTTTTTCATTGCCTCGGTGGTAAAGATTGCACAGCCGCTGGAGATTCAGGTGATCGCACAGGCGATTGAGGACACGAGTGTGCTTTCGATCCTGCGAACACTCGGCGTCCATGGTTATCAGGGCTATGCGACGGGCAAGCCGGAACGGTTGGTTTAGACAGGTGCACTGCGGATCATGTTAAAATTAATAAAATCATAATATTAGCGAATCAAGTTAATAAATAATATAATGAGGCCATGCAGCCATCAATCAAGCGCACACCGAAGTGGCGCGCGGCGCTAATCGTGGCGTTTATTACCGGGCCGGCCTTCGCGCAGACCCCGCGGGATGCCGGTCGCATACTTCAGGAAACCAGCCGGCCAGACATTGAGCGCGCCCCCCAAGGCGCCCCCACCATCAATGTGCAGGAGCCAACGCGACCCGCACTAACTGCGCCTGCGGAAATCCGCTTCAAGGTGTCGCATTTTCGCCTAAGCGGCAACACCGCCTTCCCAATCAGCGAGTTGTTGCCGCTCCTCGCCGAATTCGAAGGGCGGGAACTGTCGCTCAATGACTTGCAGCAGGCTGCCGCCCGTATCACCGAGTACTATCACAAGCATGGTTATTTGGTAGCGCGGGCATATATCCCCGCCCAGGACATCAAGGATGAAACTGTTGAAATCGCCGTGCTCGAAGGGCGCGTAGGTTCCCTGTCAATGCATTCACAAGGCGGGCAGCGGGTGCCTGATGAACGGCTGCTCAAAGTTGTGCGGGCGGCTGTGCCCGAGGGCGCGGTAATCAACGGGAAACCCGTGGAGCGTTCATTGCTTCTGATTGACGATCTGGCTGGCATATCGGCAGCGCACGCCGTTTTGAAACCTGGCGAAGCCACCGGCACGTCCGACATCGCCGTCGATGCGATGCAGGGACCGTTTATCTCGGGCGATGTTGATTTTGACAATTACGGCAACAGGTTCACCGGCGAGAAACGACTGAGCGGGACGATGAATCTGAACAGTCCGCTGCACCGGGGCGACCTTGCCAGCGTACGCGTGTTACATGCCTCCGATACCGATTATGGACACGCCAGTTACCAAATACCGATTGGCGCATCGGGGTTGCTGGCGGGCATAGGATATTCCATTCTGCGATATCACTTGTGCTGCGAATTCAAACCGCTGGAAGCAAGGGGCGTCGCGCAGGATGTCAGCGCCTTCGCGCGATATCCCATCGTACGCACGCTGAATTTCAATCTCTACGATGGTTTGTCGCTCGACCGAAAACATTTTTTTAACACCACACTGCCTGGAACAACGAGCGATTACCACATCACGGTGGGCGTGGCCACTCTTTTGGGTGACTGGCACGATGCTTTTGGCGGCGGTGGTATCAATGGTTTCAGTGTAGCGGCGGCGGCCGGCGATCTTGATCTCAGCGACTCGCCCAACCGCGCCGCGGACGCCGCCGGACCGCGCGCCGAGGGCGTTTATGGCAGATTCAATTTCCAATTCTCGCGGGTACAAGCCATTCGGGGGCCATTGAGCGCGTTTTTTTCGCTGACCGGCCAATTCGCCACCAAAAATCTGGATTCCTCAGAGCAGTTTACTCTGGGTGGCCCCAACGGCGTGCGCGCCTATCCGCAGGGCGAGGCCCCCGGCGACGAGGGTTTGCTGGCGAATATTGAATTGCGCTGGGACCTGCCGCACGACGCGCAGCTGGCGGCCTTCCTTGACCACGGTGAGATAGAGTTGCGCAAAAACGAGTCCGCCACACTGGCGGGCACAAATGGTCCGTCCAACCGCTATTCCCTGACGGGCGTGGGCGTCGGACTGAACTGGCAGTTGCCAGACAACTTCGTCGTGCGCTCGAGCCTCGCCACGCGGCTCGGCACCAACCCGGGCCGCGATGCGAAGGGTAACGATAACGACGGCCAGCGCGACGATGTTCGTTTCTGGCTGCAGGCAGCGAAGTACTTCTAAACCGAGTTGATTTTCCCCCTCTTGGGTTTAAGAACCCAGAACATGGGTATTCAGCGGCTGCATCCCCA encodes the following:
- a CDS encoding EAL domain-containing protein produces the protein ELVGTINSMSGKIRDVIATEVSRAEAFRREAFHDPLSGLDNRLSFEQRFNEWLQAKSEIYSGALFLVELNNFKAFNQKHGFRRGDELIVHAARALAEVWNGRQAIRARLGGATFALAVENVDFEEAQRLAAAVCAHFELTLSEQGYSPEVGFACGGCHFGNIKPTQSALFSGADMGLIKAQNQGLNTWAMVRIGDDVRDEKGSQYWKTAISRALEDNRLALYTQPVLPIGGGAPLQHEIVGRLIDERGEPIAAGDFLPMAVRHNLVELLDRKVIEKLVRYLVDKPAPAAQYALNISARSIRNVAFVKWLSELLRSHHVVARRLVFETTEIGVVQDIETAKRFAQTIRGAGAQFAVDNFGLHREAFRYLQALFPNYIKPSRGFFEHLQQHRENQFFIASVVKIAQPLEIQVIAQAIEDTSVLSILRTLGVHGYQGYATGKPERLV
- a CDS encoding ShlB/FhaC/HecB family hemolysin secretion/activation protein: MQPSIKRTPKWRAALIVAFITGPAFAQTPRDAGRILQETSRPDIERAPQGAPTINVQEPTRPALTAPAEIRFKVSHFRLSGNTAFPISELLPLLAEFEGRELSLNDLQQAAARITEYYHKHGYLVARAYIPAQDIKDETVEIAVLEGRVGSLSMHSQGGQRVPDERLLKVVRAAVPEGAVINGKPVERSLLLIDDLAGISAAHAVLKPGEATGTSDIAVDAMQGPFISGDVDFDNYGNRFTGEKRLSGTMNLNSPLHRGDLASVRVLHASDTDYGHASYQIPIGASGLLAGIGYSILRYHLCCEFKPLEARGVAQDVSAFARYPIVRTLNFNLYDGLSLDRKHFFNTTLPGTTSDYHITVGVATLLGDWHDAFGGGGINGFSVAAAAGDLDLSDSPNRAADAAGPRAEGVYGRFNFQFSRVQAIRGPLSAFFSLTGQFATKNLDSSEQFTLGGPNGVRAYPQGEAPGDEGLLANIELRWDLPHDAQLAAFLDHGEIELRKNESATLAGTNGPSNRYSLTGVGVGLNWQLPDNFVVRSSLATRLGTNPGRDAKGNDNDGQRDDVRFWLQAAKYF